AGTGGAGCCGGAAGCGTCACCGCCCGGAGTGAATTGGTAACGACGGCATGTTTGGACTCGCTCCAGACGCTGGCGTTTTTGGCGCTATTTGATGTAGCAACGTTTAGAAGTTAGCTGCTTCGGCGCTGTTTAACGCACTGGACCTTGGTGGCGGATTTGGATACCTTCCCGCCCTCTTCACTTCACCGCCCGAGGGGGTGGCGGTGAAGGTGCGCAGCTCAAGTGCATGCGGAGCCAAGGATGGCGACGGTCGCAGCGCCAAACGTCGGGGCGATAAGCCCTTACGCTCGTTGGCGGGAACTGGTGTTGCCGGTCGGGATGATTGCCAGCGTGCTGGTGATCATGCTGCCGCTGCCACCTGCGCTGCTGGACATCCTGCTGGCGGCCAATATCAGCGTCGCCGTGATGATGCTGCTGACGACGATCTACGTCCGCACGCCGCTGGAATTCAATATCTTCCCGTCGTTATTGCTGGCCACCACGCTTGCCCGGCTGGTGCTGAACGTGGCCACGACGCGCTTGATTCTGACCCACGCCGACTCCCTTGGCCTGAATGCCGCGGGCGAAGTGGTCCATGCCTTCGGCGAGTTCGTGGCCGGCGACCGGATCGTGGTCGGCATTATTCTGTTCATCATTATCGTGGTGATCCAGTTCGTGGTGATCACCAAAGGCGCCACGCGGATCAGCGAAGTGGCGGCCCGGTTCTCCTTGGACGGCATGCCTGGCCGGCAGATGGCGATCGACGCCGATCTGAACGCCGGCATCATCGACGAAAAAGAAGCCCAACGTCGCCGGGCCGAAATCACCGCCCAGGCGGATTTCTTCGGGGCCATGGACGGTGCCAGCAAGTTCGTCCGCGGCGACGCCATCGCCGGCATCATCATTACGCTGGTGAACATTGTCGGCGGTTTGATTATCGGCGTCCTGCAAGGCGGCATGGAACTGGCCGAGGCCGGCTCGGTGTACACCAAACTGACGATCGGCGATGGTCTGGTCTCCCAGGTGCCGGCGTTTCTGATCTCGCTAGCGGCCGGCTTGCTCGTCACCCGCAGTAATACCGAAGTGAACTTGCCCGCCGAGTTCATGCAGCAGTTGTTCTCGCGACCGCAAGCGTTGGCGGTGACCGGCGGCTTTCTGATCATGTTGATCTTCACCAACTTGCCGGCGATTCCACTGTTCACGATGGCTGGCGGCTGCCTCGCGATGGCCTACACGATGACCCGCAAGAAGCGCGAGGTCGAAACGCAGGCCAAGCAAGCCAAGGCCGCGGACGTGAAGCCGCCGCAGGAGCGGATCGAAGACTACCTGCTCATTGACCCGATGGAAATGGAAATCGGCGTCGGCTTGATCCGCCTGGCCGACCCCAAGCGCGGCGGCGATCTACTGGAACGCATTCAGGGCGTCCGCCAGCAGATGGCGGGCGAGATTGGCATCATCATTCCGAAGGTAAGGATTCGCGATAACTTCCGGCTGGAACAGAATCAGTATCGCGTGAAGATCGCCGATTTGCCGGTCGCGCAGGGCGTGGTTTATCCCGGCATGTTGATGGCGATCGATTCCGGCATGACGGCCGGCAAGTTGAACGGCATCCCGACGACCGACCCGGCATTCGGCACTCCCGCGGTCTGGATCGACGCCGGAGCGCGTGAGCAAGCGGAGTTGCTGGGATACACCGTCGTGGAACCGGTCACCGTGCTGGCGACGCATCTCACCGAAGTCGTGCGCCGCAATGCCGACGAATTGCTCACGCGCGATGCGGCGAAGCATCTCATCGCGCAGCTCAAAGAAACCTCGCCGGCCGTGGTCGAAGAATTGATCCCCAGCCAAATGAAGCTGGCCGAGGTGCAAACGATCCTGCAAATGCTGTTGCGCGAGCAGGTTTCGATCCGGCAGTTGAGCTCGATCCTGGAAACGCTCGGCGATCATTGCTCGCGGTCGAAAGACCCAGTGCTGCTTACAGAGTACGTCCGCAACCGGCTCGCCCGAGCGATCTGCACGCGGCTCCGCGACAAAGAGAATCGCCTGTTCGTCGTGTCGCTCGACCCAACGCTCGAGGACCGGATTCGCGCGGGTATCGAACACAGCGAGCGCGGCATGTTCATCCGCATGTCGCCTCAAGCCGTCGAACACACCTGCCAGCGGATCTCGGCGGAAGTAGACAAGCTTACGCGGATTGGCAAACCGCCGGTGGTGCTGGTGAGCCCGCAGATTCGGGCCGGCCTGAAGCAATTGACGTCGCCAAACATCCCGCAACTCGCTGTGTTGAGCTACGCGGAAGTGACGCGCGACACGGTGATTGAGTCGTTGGGGATGGTGACGGAGGGAGTGGGGAAATGACGAATTTCTAAATCTGAATGACGAATCAAATCCGAATGATTAAATGCTTGAAGGTCCTATAGAAAGAGAAGCGTTCTCAACAATACGTCCCTTCGACATTCAGTCATTCAAATTTGATTCGTTATTCGGATTTAGAAATTCGACATTCACAAACGCACGCAGTCGCTCGCACAACGGAAGCTATCGCCATGGAACTACGAACCTATCGCGCCTCGTCCATGCAAGAGGCGCTGGCGCTGGTGCGGCAGGACTTGGGGCCGGAGGCCGCGGTGGTACACACGCGCGAGCTGGGCGCCGAGGGCTGGCGGCGCTTCGTGCGCGGGTCGCGGCGGATTGAGGTCACGGCGTCGCGCGAAGTGAATGTGCCGAGCCGGTTGGCGCCCAAAGAAACCGCAGCGCCGAAGCTCGCCGCGCCGAGCGTAACGTCGCCGTTCGATTACGGGCCGGAGCACGCGGTGCAGTTCCGCCAGGAGATGAAGGGGCAGCTCGACGGGTTGCAGCAGATGGTGGAAACGCTGTGCAAACGGTCGCGCGTGGGCGAACGGCGTGAGTTGCCCGAGGCGTTCTTTCGACTCTACGCCGAATTGCTCGACGCCGATCTGAGCGATGACGAAGCCCGGGACCTCGTCGAACGCATTCAACAAGAGTTGCCCGGCGCAAATGAGGCGGCCTACGAGAGCGTACGCCTCCGGGCGCAACAATCGGTCGAGAGCCAGATTCGCATCGCCGGGCCGATCATGACGCACTCGGGCCGCCGCCGACTGGTGGCGCTCGTAGGTCCGACCGGTGTCGGGAAAACAACGACGATCGCCAAACTGGCCGCGAACTTCCGTCTCCGGGAGAAACGCCGTGTGGGGTTGATTACCGTCGACACGTACCGCATCGCGGCCGTCGAACAGTTGCGCACCTACGCCGACATCATCGACCTGCCGATGGAAGTGGTCAGCACGCCGCGCGAGATGCGCGAGGCCGTCGCCAAGATGAGTCAACTCGATTTGATCCTGCTCGACACCGCGGGCAGAAGTCCCAAAGACGAAGTGCAAATTCAGGAGTTGCGGGCGTTCCTCACCGAAGCGCAGGCGGACGAAGTGCACCTCGTGATGAGCAGCGTGTGCAGTTCTTCCACGCTGTTGAAAACGGCCGAGCGTTTCGGCGAAGTCGGCGCGACGTCGCTGCTGATCACAAAATTGGACGAAGCCAGCAGCTTCGGCAGCCTGTGGCCGTTGCTGCGCTCCTGCCCGCTTCCGCTCAGCTACCTGACCGACGGCCAAAACGTCCCAGACGACATCCAACCCGCCGACCGCCGCCGCCTAGCGCGGTTAGTGCTCGGGCAGATGGATGAGGCGATGGTGTAGCGGAGGATTCACCACGGAGACACGGAGGCACGGAGAGGGGGAAGAGGGGTGAAGCATTTTGAAACGCGGAGGGGGAGAGTGTGATGAGTTTTAGAGTGACGATGGCTGCCCAATGCTGAAAACTGAACACTGAAAACTTCAATCTCCCACTCCTCCTCTCCGTGTCTCCGTGGTGAATCCTCGGAACCAAACGTCTGAACTCCAATGCAACCCGATCAAGCGACACGACTGCGATTGTTGGTGAGTGACGAGGCCTCGGATGAGGTCGTCGCTCAGCCGCGCGCATCACGTACTTTGTCGGTCGTGGGCGCTAAGGGGGGCGTGGGCACGAGCACCGTGGCGTTGAACTTGGCCGTCGCGCTGAGCATCTCTGGTTGCCGTGTCGAGTTGGCGACCGCGAGTGACCTAGTGGGCGAGGCGACGGCGTTGACGCGCGGTCCCGCGGGCGTTGTCTTGCTGGGCGAAGAAGGTTGGCGAAGGTCATTGCTGTGGCAGCCGAGTTTGAGCCATTCAAAACAATTCATACCGGCGGCGAGCGAACTGGCGGACTGGTTGATCGTCGATCGAGGCACGGCGCCCTCCGCGAACGACGCCGAGTCGATGCTGCTGGTGAGCACGCCGGAACCTGCGTCGATCCTGGCGGCGTTCGAAGCCTTGCGTTCGGCTCACGCCAGCGGGATCGCAGCGGAGCTACTAGTCAATCGCGCCGGCACGCTGGCGGAGACGGAGCGGATCCGAGTGCGGCTTACCGAGGCTTCGCGGCGACTGCTGGGCTGTTGTCCGAACGTCTATGAGCTTCCAGAAGACATCGCTGTATTGGATGCGGCGCGATTGGGTCGGCCCGTGGCGTTAGCTCGCCCGGCTTGCCCGTTTTCGCGCGGCGTGCAACGGCTCGTCGATGTTTGGTCGTCGGCGCGCTCCGAGCGGGCCGCCTAACAAAAAACTCACACGGTTTCGCGAACGATTCAAGATCCCAACCTGAAAGACCGATTGTATGAGGGCCGTTGACTACGCCATGTACTGTCAAGATTTTCCGGTTAGCGAAGCCGTGAGGCGCGTGCGGTGGCAAGAACGTACGCCGGAATCCTCGGTTCGCTGGCCATGGCGGTCGCGTTGGTCCGCGGCATCATGTCGGGCGGTGGAGCGGAAGAAACCGTCGTGCATGCCTTGGCGGCGATGATTGGTTTCGGCCTGCTCGGTCTCGCGATCGGCGGCATCGCAGGTTGGATCGTGGAAGACGCGGTTTACGCACAAGTTCAGCAGGAAGTCACGGCGCACGAGGCGCAGAAGAACACCAGGTCCGACAATCCCACGACGCGCTGACGCGCCGACGGCCCCTGGCCGCGGGCGTACCAAGGATGGCTTGAGCGCGATCGTATCCAGCAGTCACGGAGGAATGCATGGCAACCACACTAGCGCCTGAAGACGTCTCGCAACTCTGGGATGCCTATAAGCTCGATATGAACAATCAGGAGCTGCGCAATCGGCTCGTCGAGCAATACCTTCCCCTGGTGAAATACAACGGCGAGCGCATCTGGGCGCGGTTGCCCGAGGGCGTCGAGTTGGACGACCTGATCTCGGCCGGCATCTTCGGTCTGATGGACGCGATCGACGCGTTCGACCTGACGCGCGGCGTCAAGTTCGAGACCTACTGCGTACCGCGCATTCGCGGGGCCATGCTCGACGAACTTCGCACCATGGACTGGGTGCCACGCCTCGTGCGCTCCAAGGCCAGCAAGCTCAACGAGGCGGTGAAAACCCTCGAGACTCGGCTCGGCCGGCAGCCGTCGCACGCGGAGGTGGCCGAACAGATGACCATCACGGTGCCCGAGTTGGAAAAGATGGTGCTCGACGCCAACGCGGTGAACCTGATCAGCCTGAACAAGAAGTGGTACGAGACCGACAGCTACAAAGACGTCCGCGAGATTGATATTCTCGAAGACAAAAAGGGCGAGGATCCCACGAAGCGGATCCAGAAGAACGACCTGATGCGGCTTGTCACCAAGGGACTCAATCGCAATGAGCGGCTGATCATCATCCTTTACTACTACGAAGAGCTGACGATGAAGGAGATCGGCGCCACGCTGGATCTCTCCGAAAGCCGCGTCAGCCAGATGCACAGCTCCATCGTCCAACGCCTGCAAAGCCAGCTGGGCCGCCGACGTCCGGAGTTTGGGACGTAGGACCTTGAGAGTTTGAAGTTTTCAGTGTTCAGTTTTCAGTTCATTGAGCGCAATCGAACTGTAG
The Planctomycetia bacterium DNA segment above includes these coding regions:
- the flhA gene encoding flagellar biosynthesis protein FlhA, whose product is MATVAAPNVGAISPYARWRELVLPVGMIASVLVIMLPLPPALLDILLAANISVAVMMLLTTIYVRTPLEFNIFPSLLLATTLARLVLNVATTRLILTHADSLGLNAAGEVVHAFGEFVAGDRIVVGIILFIIIVVIQFVVITKGATRISEVAARFSLDGMPGRQMAIDADLNAGIIDEKEAQRRRAEITAQADFFGAMDGASKFVRGDAIAGIIITLVNIVGGLIIGVLQGGMELAEAGSVYTKLTIGDGLVSQVPAFLISLAAGLLVTRSNTEVNLPAEFMQQLFSRPQALAVTGGFLIMLIFTNLPAIPLFTMAGGCLAMAYTMTRKKREVETQAKQAKAADVKPPQERIEDYLLIDPMEMEIGVGLIRLADPKRGGDLLERIQGVRQQMAGEIGIIIPKVRIRDNFRLEQNQYRVKIADLPVAQGVVYPGMLMAIDSGMTAGKLNGIPTTDPAFGTPAVWIDAGAREQAELLGYTVVEPVTVLATHLTEVVRRNADELLTRDAAKHLIAQLKETSPAVVEELIPSQMKLAEVQTILQMLLREQVSIRQLSSILETLGDHCSRSKDPVLLTEYVRNRLARAICTRLRDKENRLFVVSLDPTLEDRIRAGIEHSERGMFIRMSPQAVEHTCQRISAEVDKLTRIGKPPVVLVSPQIRAGLKQLTSPNIPQLAVLSYAEVTRDTVIESLGMVTEGVGK
- the flhF gene encoding flagellar biosynthesis protein FlhF, with amino-acid sequence MELRTYRASSMQEALALVRQDLGPEAAVVHTRELGAEGWRRFVRGSRRIEVTASREVNVPSRLAPKETAAPKLAAPSVTSPFDYGPEHAVQFRQEMKGQLDGLQQMVETLCKRSRVGERRELPEAFFRLYAELLDADLSDDEARDLVERIQQELPGANEAAYESVRLRAQQSVESQIRIAGPIMTHSGRRRLVALVGPTGVGKTTTIAKLAANFRLREKRRVGLITVDTYRIAAVEQLRTYADIIDLPMEVVSTPREMREAVAKMSQLDLILLDTAGRSPKDEVQIQELRAFLTEAQADEVHLVMSSVCSSSTLLKTAERFGEVGATSLLITKLDEASSFGSLWPLLRSCPLPLSYLTDGQNVPDDIQPADRRRLARLVLGQMDEAMV
- a CDS encoding FliA/WhiG family RNA polymerase sigma factor, which translates into the protein MATTLAPEDVSQLWDAYKLDMNNQELRNRLVEQYLPLVKYNGERIWARLPEGVELDDLISAGIFGLMDAIDAFDLTRGVKFETYCVPRIRGAMLDELRTMDWVPRLVRSKASKLNEAVKTLETRLGRQPSHAEVAEQMTITVPELEKMVLDANAVNLISLNKKWYETDSYKDVREIDILEDKKGEDPTKRIQKNDLMRLVTKGLNRNERLIIILYYYEELTMKEIGATLDLSESRVSQMHSSIVQRLQSQLGRRRPEFGT